From a region of the Drosophila virilis strain 15010-1051.87 chromosome 3, Dvir_AGI_RSII-ME, whole genome shotgun sequence genome:
- the LOC6636808 gene encoding uncharacterized protein, whose amino-acid sequence MGITNFFESVKNWTVARVQGTLSSKDDEREDVRRFPNLGEDIQQVVHTPEFEQVLDAASPFLLASMGAWPGYWLYRGFDYHSHRAHVPLPVYIRQTFYQAKLLQLLIIMTGIISMVKNHNNFRIFPVSNKD is encoded by the exons atggGCATTACGAACTTCTTCGAGAGCGTTAAAAATTGGACAGTGGCGCGCGTCCAAGGCACGCTATCGTCCAAGGACGATGAGCGTGAGGATGTGAGGCGATTCCCCAATCTGGGCGAGGACATACAACAGGTGGTGCATACGCCGGAATTTGAGCAGGTCTTGGACGCAGCCTCGCCGTTTCTGTTGGCCAGCATGGGCGCCTGGCCGGGCTATTGGCTATACCGAGGCTTCGACTATCACTCGCACAGAGCGCACGTGCCGCTGCCCGTATACATCAGACAG ACCTTTTACCAAGCCAAACTGCTGCAACTATTGATTATCATGACCGGCATCATTAGCATGGTCAAGAATCACAACAATTTCCGTATTTTTCCAGTTAGCAACAAGGACTAG
- the LOC6636809 gene encoding uncharacterized protein, whose translation MEKLREKLGQLFTRKYSVDKPMVDEDEEESEELQTKDVVDLMQQQHQQEEKPKTSQKQPKSERESHYDNYKQKKPSPYPLTTADLPVEAEPIANYMDNIDPGINYEMEFVDFIDRNAPQGFGQKLESMLPYLGLSFVTWPGYWVWRGYQWQTKRRTERIGMYIQRTFQHAKLMQVAILSLGLLMATSARSSSEPLEVHEVSYRSKRK comes from the exons ATGGAGAAGCTGCGCGAAAAGCTTGGTCAATTGTTCACTCGAAAGTATTCGGTGGATAAGCCCATGGTGGATGAGGACGAGGAGGAGAGCGAGGAACTCCAGACCAAGGATGTGGTGGATctaatgcagcagcagcatcagcaggaGGAAAAGCCAAAGACATCGCAGAAGCAGCCAAAGAGCGAACGAGAGTCACATTATGATAACTACAAGCAAAAGAAACCAAGTCCCTATCCATTGACAACGGCAGATCTTCCAGTGGAAGCGGAACCGATTGCAAATTATATGGATAACATAGATCCGGGCATCAACTATGAGATGGAGTTTGTCGATTTTATCGATCGCAATGCACCGCAGGGTTTTGGACAGAAACTGGAGAGTATGCTACCCTACCTGGGCCTGAGCTTTGTCACCTGGCCCGGCTATTGGGTGTGGCGCGGCTATCAGTGGCAAACAAAGCGACGAACCGAAAGGATCGGCATGTACATACAAAGA ACCTTCCAGCATGCCAAGCTGATGCAGGTGGCCATTCTGAGCCTCGGCCTGCTGATGGCCACCTCGGCTCGCTCCTCGTCGGAGCCGCTCGAAGTACATGAGGTGTCCTACAGGTCGAAGCGAAAATGA